One genomic segment of Helianthus annuus cultivar XRQ/B chromosome 14, HanXRQr2.0-SUNRISE, whole genome shotgun sequence includes these proteins:
- the LOC110905103 gene encoding uncharacterized protein LOC110905103, with product MKIRLVVYTGGKWEIVNGKLEYVADADSSRRGLEIEPNLSYTALLSKLSNICSSTNITKLSYRLSSFSDPIDIINDEDLAIFYNFAMENIFEIYKLYVIEGFGVGSSGFSSPKKFLVPDLNFCTDEENYDVVNDSQPNPDNSFENCSRSSSITFEPGHVFNNKEDMKLELGKKCLLEHFEFKVDRSSKTRYQVSCLVDGCGWRFRARSFGDSGVFFVKSFNDKHTCSKTLTYPHVRQANPHVVAHYLKEPLKDSGRIYRCNEIVKDFRQRFQVEITTSQAWRGKSLALELLQGSSRESFAELPLYCYNLERANPGSVTHIKTDHERRFEMVFVAIGAAIRTFICNLRPVVIIDAAHLKGEFKGTLFLAVGMDGNNQILPISYGIGKSEDGECWTWFLSKLKECIGEIPEMAIISDRANSIHLAVRNVFPHVYHGLCCRHLMMNLRLPSDKKKENEKLWWKTCKSYRLSDFNESFNALCLAVPRVRHTLTSIGFGRWARAHCPGNRYHYMTSNSAESINALSRHSRKMPVTQLLEFFRQSVQKWFYDRRLQGIHEKHLLTQWAQKKIFKKIEGSRTWTVAGIELNSYSVADSGKGGLVDFVNGTCSCRVWQVSGLPCGHVIAVSKFLGETDCSKYCFPCYSNEVYKKTYEEAIYPLPHRSEWETPEDLINLQPPHMTKRQAGRPRENNRILSRGEEPTPLYCSRCNSYGHHRDVCRQPMPSEVRTRKHPDKGKGKETDNPDDFTQSPADYMYPSFNLGDF from the exons ATGAAGATTCGTTTGGTTGTATACACTGGCGGAAAGTGGGAAATCGTTAACGGAAAGTTGGAGTATGTTGCTGATGCTGATTCAAGTAGACGTGGTTTAGAAATTGAACCCAACCTTTCATACACCGCTCTTTTAAGTAAACTGTCAAACATTTGTAGTTCTACAAACATTACGAAGTTATCTTATCGGTTGTCTTCCTTTAGTGATCCCATAGATATAATAAACGATGAAGATCTTGcaattttttataattttgctatggaaaatatttttgaaatttataaattatatgtGATTGAAGGGTTTGGTGTTGGATCATCTGGTTTTTCAAGTCCAAAAAAATTTTTAGTTCCTGATTTAAATTTCTGTACTGATGAAGAAAATTATGATGTTGTAAACGACTCCCAACCAAATCCTGATAATTCTTTCGAAAATTGTTCGCGATCTTCATCAATTACTTTTGAACCAGGTCACGTATTTAATAACAAAGAAGACATGAAACTTGAATTGGGAAAAAAATGTTTGTTAGAACACTTTGAGTTTAAAGTAGATAGATCCTCTAAAACTCGATACCAGGTGTCATGTTTGGTCGACGGTTGCGGTTGGCGTTTCCGTGCAAGGAGTTTTGGAGATAGTGGGGTGTTTTTTGTTAAGAGTTTTAACGATAAACACACGTGCTCGAAGACGCTAACGTACCCACATGTTCGTCAGGCAAACCCACATGTTGTTGCTCATTATTTAAAAGAACCTTTAAAAGACAGTGGAAGAATATATCGTTGTAATGAAATAGTGAAAGATTTTAGACAGAGATTCCAAGTTGAGATAACCACTAGTCAAGCTTGGCGTGGAAAAAGTCTGGCACTAGAGCTTTTACAAGGATCAAGCAGAGAGTCGTTCGCAGAACTACCACTTTACTGTTACAATCTTGAGCGGGCAAATCCTGGTTCTGTTACACATATCAAGACTGATCACGAGCGTCGGTTTGAGATGGTCTTTGTCGCGATTGGTGCTGCG aTTCGTACCTTTATATGCAATTTAAGACCGGTGGTGATCATTGATGCTGCACACCTAAAGGGTGAATTTAAGGGGACGTTATTTTTAGCTGTTGGAATGGATGGAAACAACCAAATTTTACCAATTTCCTACGGAATAGGAAAATCAGAGGATGGTGAATGTTGGACATGGTTTCTGTCAAAGCTTAAAGAATGTATCGGTGAAATACCTGAAATGGCCATAATTTCGGATAGAGCGAATTCTATACATCTGGCTGTTAGAAACGTCTTTCCACATGTTTATCATGGGTTATGCTGTCGTCATTTAATGATGAACCTACGTTTACCCtctgataaaaaaaaagaaaatgagaagTTGTGGTGGAAGACATGCAAATCGTACCGATTGTCTGATTTTAACGAGTCATTTAATGCTCTTTGTCTTGCCGTTCCTAGAGTGCGACACACTCTAACAAGTATTGGGTTCGGTAGATGGGCACGGGCGCATTGTCCAGGCAATCGATATCATTATATGACATCTAACAGCGCGGAGTCTATTAACGCTTTATCTAGACACTCGCGTAAAATGCCGGTAACACAACTCTTAGAGTTCTTCCGGCAATCTGTACAAAAGTGGTTTTACGATCGCCGTTTGCAAGGTATACATGAAAAACATTTACTTACACAGTGGGCACAgaagaaaatttttaaaaaaattgaagggTCTAGAACATGGACGGTTGCTGGGATTGAGTTAAACAGTTATTCTGTTGCAGACAGTGGAAAGGGGGGTTTAGTGGACTTTGTTAATGGAACATGTAGTTGCCGAGTTTGGCAGGTTTCTGGTTTACCATGCGGGCATGTTATCGCCGTTTCAAAATTTTTAGGTGAAACCGACTGCAGTAAGTATTGCTTCCCGTGTTACTCCAACGAAGTCTATAAGAAAACTTATGAAGAAGCGATTTATCCTCTCCCGCATAGATCTGAATGGGAGACTCCAGAAGACCTTATCAATCTTCAACCGCCACATATGACAAAGCGCCAGGCTGGTCGTCCTCGAGAAAACAACCGAATCTTATCCCGCGGGGAAGAACCTACTCCCCTCTATTGTTCCCGATGTAACTCATATGGTCATCATCGGGATGTATGTCGGCAGCCCATGCCGTCAGAAGTTCGTACTCGCAAACACCCAGACAAAGGGAAAGGGAAAGAAACCGATAATCCTGATGATTTTACACAATCTCCTGCTGATTATATGTATCCGTCTTTCAACTTGGGAGACTTTTAA